The Aphis gossypii isolate Hap1 chromosome 3, ASM2018417v2, whole genome shotgun sequence genome includes a region encoding these proteins:
- the LOC114130334 gene encoding DNA replication licensing factor Mcm7, whose amino-acid sequence MAKAGFRDYEADKAKLTEFLQNYQALDKDNQKHAKYAVQLAKLAHREQVSLYIELDDLDHFDNLLADAVSANCRRYSSMIGDIVQELLPNYKDHEPENKDALDVYIEHRILAQQRQRMRQGDENIAPTNRYPPELMRRFEIYFKDLSTRKELPIRDVKANSIGRLISVRGIVMRSTEVKPMVVVATYSCDLCGGETYQPVNSLTFKPLEFCPSPECSANKPGSRLYLQTRGSKFIKFQELKIQELSDQVPVGNIPRSLTVLCRGEATRQAVPGDHISVTGIFLPMVRSGFRQIQQGLLSDTFLEAHYVECLNKLNEEKLGEGELSEEEVLELAGDDFYTKLAASLAPEIYGHEDVKKALLLLLVGGVDRAPDGMKIRGSINICLMGDPGVAKSQLLSYIERLARRSQYTTGRGSSGVGLTAAVMKDPLTNEMVLEGGALVLADQGVCCIDEFDKMAESDRTAIHEVMEQQTISIAKAGIMTRLNARVSILAAANPAYGRYDPKRSIEANIQLPAALLSRFDLLWLIQDKPNRENDLKLAQHITYVHKHSRQPPTEVQALDMSLMRRYIDLCKKKTPTVPVELTDFLVDSYVDLRKDSRNNGDTTFTSARNLLAILRISTALAKLRLSDVVEREDVVEAMRLLEMSKISLMQIDEKTGRPQTVVDRIFNVIRELAGGRTVVKMSDIREYCTSKGFNTFQVDDCIEEYEMLNVWQVNQAKTTITFI is encoded by the exons ATGGCTAAAGCTGGCTTCAGAGACTACGAAGCTGACAAAG CAAAACTCACGGAATTCCTACAAAACTACCAGGCGTTGGACAAGGATAACCAGAAGCACGCCAAATATGCCGTACAGCTGGCCAAGCTCGCACATCGCGAACAG GTGTCTTTATACATTGAGCTTGACGATTTAGATCATTTTGATAACTTGTTGGCCGATGCTGTATCCGCCAATTGTCGTCGATACTCTTCCATGATTGGTGATATCGTGCAAGAGTTATTGCCAAATTACAAAGATCATGAA CCTGAAAACAAAGATGCATTGGATGTCTACATTGAACATAGAATATTGGCCCAGCAAAGACAAAGAATGAGACAAGGTGATGAAAATATCGCTCCTACAAATAGATATCCTCCAGAACTTATGCGAAGATT tgaaatatattttaaagatttaagcACTAGAAAAGAATTACCTATCCGTGATGTGAAAGCTAATAGCATTGGTAGATTAATATCTGTGCGTGGAATTGTTATGAGAAGTACAGAAGTTAAGCCTATGGTTGTAGTTGCAACTTATTCTTGTGATTTATGTGGTGGAGAAACTTATCAAcca gtAAATTCACTAACATTCAAGCCTTTAGAATTCTGTCCAAGTCCAGAATGTTCAGCTAATAAACCAGGTAGTCGGTTGTACTTACAAACTAGAGgatctaaatttataaaatttcaagaaCTCAAAATTCAAGAACtg AGTGATCAAGTTCCAGTAGGTAATATTCCGCGTTCGTTAACTGTGTTATGTAGAGGTGAAGCTACACGACAAGCAGTACCAGGAGACCACATATCAGTAACtggtatatttttaccaatgGTTCGTTCTGGATTCCGACAAATTCAGCAAGGTTTACTATCTGATACTTTTCTTGAAGCCCAT tatgttgaatgtttaaataaactaaatgaaGAAAAGCTTGGAGAAGGTGAATTATCTGAAGAAGAAGTATTGGAATTGGCTGGTGATgacttttatacaaaattagctGCAAGTTTGGCACCAGAAATATATGGCCACGAAGATGTCAAAaaagcattattattacttttggtTGGTGGTGTAGACAGAGCACCCGATGGAATGAAAATTAGAG GAAGcatcaatatttgtttaatgggAGACCCTGGTGTAGCAAAATCTCAATTGCTTTCTTATATTGAACGTCTTGCTCGTCGTAGTCAGTATACTACTGGTCGAGGTTCTTCTGGAGTCGGTCTCACTGCTGCTGTAATGAAGGATCCTTTAACCAATGAAATGGTCTTAGAAGGTGGTGCCCTTGTATTAGCTGATCAAGGTGTATGTTGTATAGATGAATTTGACAAAATGGCAGAATCTGATCGAACTGCTATTCACGAAGTGATGGAACAACAAACCATTTCAATTGCTAAg gcTGGAATAATGACACGTTTGAATGCTCGTGTGAGTATATTGGCTGCAGCCAATCCTGCTTATGGAAGATATGATCCTAAACGTTCAATTGAAGCAAATATCCAACTTCCAGCAGCTTTACTTTCtcgttttgatttattatggtTAATTCAAGATAAACCCAATCGTGAAAATGatcttaa gttaGCACAACATATAACATATGTTCATAAGCATAGTCGTCAACCACCAACTGAAGTACAAGCATTAGATATGAGTTTGATGCGTCGTTACATTGATTTGTGTAAGAAGAAGACTCCTACTGTTCCTGTAGAGCTTACAGATTTTCTGGTCGATTCCTATGTTGACTTGCGTAAGGATTCACGTAACAATGGTGATACAACATTTACCTCGGCAAGAAATCTTTTGGCCATACTCAGAATATCTACAGCTTTAGCTAAGCTCAGATTATCAGATGTGGTAGAACGTGAAGATGTAGTTGAAGCTATGAGACTTTTAGAAATgtctaaaatatctttaatgcAAATTGATGAGAAAACTGGAAG ACCTCAAACTGTTGTGGACCgtatattcaatgtaataagAGAATTAGCTGGAGGGCGAACTGTTGTTAAAATGTCTGATATTAGAGAATATTGTACCAGTAAAGGTTTCAACACGTTTCAAGTTGATGATTGCATTGAAGAATATGAAATGCTTAATGTGTGGCAAGTGAATCAAGCTAAAACtacaattacttttatatag
- the LOC114130327 gene encoding alkylated DNA repair protein alkB homolog 8-like translates to MQITNDIMSLNEKNASTLESQHVHDVYENIASHFSETRQKPWPNVVKFLNKSRPGAIVLDVGCGNAKYFTNTTDIYQLGCDRSTQLAQICKNRNHQVFNCDCLQLPIRSNCVDLCISIAVLHHLATSDRRLKALKEINRVLAVGGQALVYVWAKEQCRNQNLSTYLKQSKVNNKHKPESLVESTKEFCVESIDVNLPIHTNRSNFIHNDLLVPWKLNQKKEQEKESETHLRYYHVFEECELKLLCEQINDCKVIDYYYDQGNWCVIFEKIKI, encoded by the exons ATGCAGATTACCAATGATATTATGtctttgaatgaaaaaaatgcttCAACACTTGAATCTCAACATGTCCATGAT gtttatGAAAACATAGCGTCACATTTTAGTGAAACACGACAGAAACCTTGGCCAAATgttgttaagtttttaaataaatctaggCCTGGTGCAATTGTTTTGGATGTCGGTTGCGgaaatgcaaaatattttaccaatacTACTGATATTTATCAG ttaGGCTGTGACCGAAGTACTCAATTAGctcaaatttgtaaaaatcgcAACCATCAAGTGTTTAACTGTGATTGTCTTCAATTGCCAATACGTTCAAATTGTGTTGATTTATGTATTAGTATAGCCGTGCTTCATCATTTAGCCACAAGTGATCGACGTTTAAAAGCTTTAAAGGAAATCAACAGAGTACTAGCAGTTGGAGGCCAAGCACTTGTATATGTGTGGGCTAAAGAACAGTGTAGAAATCAAAACCTTTCTACTTATTTGAAACAGAGCaaggttaataataaacataagcCAGAGTCATTAGTCGAATCAACTAAAGAGTTTTGTGTGGAATCAATTGACGTTAATCTGCCAATACATACAAATCGTTCAAATTTCATACATAATGACTTGCTAGTTCCATGGAAGTTGAATCAAAAGAAAGAACAAGAAAAAGAATCTGAAACACATCTTAgatattatcatgtatttgAAGAATgtgaattgaaattattatgtgaacaaattaatgattgtaaagtgattgattattattatgatcaggGTAACTGGTgtgtaatatttgaaaaaattaaaatttaa